The Streptococcus pluranimalium genome contains a region encoding:
- the pyrR gene encoding bifunctional pyr operon transcriptional regulator/uracil phosphoribosyltransferase PyrR — MKAKEIIDEVTMKRAVTRITYEIIERNKNLDNIVLAGIKTRGVYLARRIQERLQQLEGLEIPLGQLDIKPFRDDMKVEEDTTEMPVDITDKDVILVDDVLYTGRTIRAAIDNLVSLGRPARVSLAVLIDRGHRELPIRADYVGKNIPTSSIEEIVVEVTEVDGRDSVSIVDPS, encoded by the coding sequence ATGAAAGCCAAGGAAATTATTGATGAAGTGACCATGAAACGTGCGGTAACCCGTATTACTTATGAAATTATTGAGCGTAATAAAAATCTTGATAATATCGTATTAGCAGGGATCAAGACACGTGGAGTGTATTTGGCACGTCGCATTCAAGAACGATTGCAACAACTTGAAGGTTTGGAAATCCCTCTTGGTCAACTTGACATCAAACCTTTCCGTGATGACATGAAAGTCGAAGAAGATACTACAGAAATGCCAGTTGATATCACTGATAAAGATGTTATCTTGGTAGATGATGTCCTTTATACAGGTCGTACTATTCGTGCAGCTATTGATAACCTCGTTAGCCTTGGGCGTCCAGCGCGTGTTAGCCTAGCAGTGCTGATTGACCGTGGTCACCGTGAATTGCCGATTCGTGCGGATTATGTTGGTAAAAACATCCCAACATCAAGTATTGAAGAAATTGTTGTTGAAGTCACAGAAGTCGATGGACGTGATAGTGTTAGCATTGTAGATCCAAGCTAA
- a CDS encoding RluA family pseudouridine synthase, producing the protein MEVIIKEAGVRLDKAVADLTELSRQKANEEIKAGTILVNGKPAKAKYAVKMGDVISYEIPEEEVLEYKAEDIPLDIIYQDEDVAVVNKPQGMVVHPSAGHSSGTLVNALMYHIKDLSSINGVIRPGIVHRIDKDTSGLLMIAKNDQAHQALAEELKAKKSLRQYVALVHGNLPNDRGVIEAPIGRSDKDRKKQAVTEKGKPALTRFHVLERFGDYTLVELQLETGRTHQIRVHMAYIGHPIAGDATYGPRKTLAGNGQFLHARTLGFTHPKTGELMTFEADLPEIFQKTLAKCRQIVK; encoded by the coding sequence ATGGAAGTAATCATTAAAGAAGCGGGCGTCCGCTTAGATAAGGCAGTGGCGGATTTAACGGAACTCTCACGTCAAAAAGCCAATGAAGAAATCAAGGCAGGTACTATTTTAGTTAATGGTAAGCCTGCGAAAGCAAAATATGCTGTTAAAATGGGTGATGTCATCAGCTATGAGATTCCTGAAGAGGAAGTCTTAGAATATAAAGCTGAAGATATTCCCTTAGATATTATCTATCAAGATGAAGATGTGGCAGTCGTGAACAAACCACAAGGAATGGTAGTTCATCCTTCTGCGGGCCATTCTTCCGGAACCTTGGTTAATGCCCTCATGTATCATATTAAGGATTTGTCTTCTATTAATGGCGTGATTCGTCCAGGGATCGTGCATCGTATTGATAAAGATACCTCTGGGCTCCTAATGATTGCTAAAAATGATCAAGCGCATCAAGCCTTGGCTGAGGAACTGAAAGCCAAGAAATCACTTCGCCAGTATGTGGCTCTCGTTCATGGCAATCTACCAAATGATCGTGGTGTGATTGAAGCACCGATTGGTCGTTCAGATAAAGATCGTAAGAAACAAGCCGTAACAGAAAAAGGCAAACCAGCCTTGACACGCTTCCATGTCTTGGAACGTTTTGGTGATTATACTCTAGTTGAGTTGCAATTGGAAACAGGACGTACTCACCAAATCCGTGTGCACATGGCTTACATCGGTCATCCAATTGCTGGTGATGCAACTTATGGACCTCGTAAGACATTAGCAGGTAATGGTCAATTTCTCCATGCCAGAACACTCGGATTTACCCATCCTAAAACTGGTGAATTGATGACCTTTGAAGCTGACTTGCCAGAGATTTTTCAAAAAACGTTAGCAAAATGTCGCCAAATAGTTAAATAA
- the lspA gene encoding signal peptidase II has product MRKILFSGLVLVLIALDQLSKLWIVNNIPLGEVKSFLPGIFSLTYLQNRGAAFSILQDQQWFFALVTCIVIGVAIYYAHKMIHGSLWFLTGLLLIIAGGLGNFIDRMRLGYVVDMVHLDFMDFAIFNVADSYLTIGVIVLMIALWKEEDGSNH; this is encoded by the coding sequence ATGCGGAAAATTCTTTTTAGTGGACTAGTGCTGGTATTGATAGCTTTAGACCAGCTCAGTAAGCTTTGGATTGTTAACAACATCCCTTTGGGAGAGGTCAAATCCTTTCTACCAGGTATTTTTAGTTTGACGTATTTGCAAAATAGAGGGGCAGCTTTTTCCATTTTGCAAGATCAACAGTGGTTTTTTGCTCTTGTAACTTGTATTGTAATTGGCGTAGCAATTTATTATGCCCATAAAATGATTCATGGTTCTCTTTGGTTTCTGACTGGATTACTTTTAATCATTGCAGGTGGCTTAGGTAACTTTATCGATCGTATGCGTCTGGGTTATGTGGTTGATATGGTGCATTTGGATTTTATGGATTTTGCCATTTTTAATGTGGCGGATTCTTATTTAACAATTGGGGTCATCGTTTTGATGATTGCCCTATGGAAAGAGGAAGATGGAAGTAATCATTAA
- a CDS encoding GbpC/Spa domain-containing protein, with product MSSQVQAQADTTASPASSTVASPAIPPESTSGSIGSSQPITTSGDASLNSRLTRAQTEGVLVVEAPTEVVASASEKAQDYQAQVTTVDAVTKQYQTEKAQYLKNDQNYKDYLAKQSQYQKELATYQAYQKEKAIYDQQMKAYNLEAASYDMAYAEAQGHTTKTGYLPEVLAQNLIFRLEPDAVQTITGKVLSDEQLSKAIKNHVGWIDPGTILGSPKLVTVTSRHKNNSVLMAVGDTVVVDYSDLQHSSFSGHTIKTVRYTYRLVSTSHYSGQVIFQALSDPTVTSFTHVYHKDAKTSSAFDMEMTVQFFDANGKELLPTPENYALTSFASLNSLNGEGEYVGDYNGQFLPINGSTISVQNGRAANFTNTKQIDVVGEWDDKDNPNAYIGAIVGKSTERIRFHFGNSKGSAIWFAFNSDVKVSGGLLTPPKAPVAPKVVMKPLAPKVVAKPVAPLRPIVFYHQVKVIIPKLSQVVRPSKPTKRATSSPNRAKVSPKPSVATVKVNKVTYKPKPIPVYYTSNTVFSTPATLNYLKSFSSNIVSLPPKLNPVNKKTSIKKTNSYYIDQLSSEQIDWFRRNIGVYDKKLKDYNISRDEVRALVSYLKDVQKMAIKKYGKNNHDKINHAVANAIAGINYDQSKDQKLVNDFNLIDYKKSKYYDKASRVVNSSHKNYYKVDLSHMMMPIATSYKSVWWKELIKTAMSDTSFGRQVPESFFWLNSLVGDFYTNIDQIDRNADNDAYILKKRTNSQSPDLVTNFINLYGKKYNRAYTYQKQFDSNKKKEKQAQIAARFSLGLGAIVAVSLLKKFGSKVVAFVKSIPSKAKQIKNTKVKQITHRLKPAVKVVKRYMKPAPKPIKRHLKPAVKIKAIKRYVKPVLKPITYRLKPAIKTVKRYVKPAIRAVKPYIRPVIRAVKPYIRPVIRAVKPYIRPITRFVKKVFKGRKRKR from the coding sequence ATGTCCTCTCAAGTACAGGCTCAAGCCGATACAACAGCTAGTCCAGCATCATCAACGGTTGCTAGTCCGGCAATTCCTCCTGAATCCACTAGTGGTAGCATTGGTTCTAGTCAACCGATTACGACTAGTGGTGATGCTAGCTTGAATAGTCGTTTAACAAGAGCACAAACGGAAGGTGTCCTTGTTGTTGAAGCACCGACAGAAGTAGTAGCAAGTGCCAGTGAAAAGGCTCAGGATTACCAAGCGCAAGTGACTACCGTCGATGCCGTTACGAAACAATACCAAACTGAAAAAGCTCAGTATCTGAAAAACGACCAAAATTATAAGGATTACCTGGCTAAACAGTCTCAGTATCAGAAAGAGCTAGCAACTTACCAAGCTTATCAAAAAGAAAAAGCCATTTATGACCAACAGATGAAAGCTTACAATCTTGAAGCGGCTAGTTATGATATGGCTTATGCAGAAGCACAAGGTCATACGACAAAGACAGGTTACTTACCAGAAGTGTTAGCACAAAATCTTATTTTTAGATTAGAACCAGATGCCGTCCAAACAATCACTGGTAAGGTGCTTTCTGATGAGCAATTAAGTAAGGCGATTAAGAATCACGTCGGTTGGATTGACCCAGGGACAATTTTAGGAAGTCCGAAATTAGTCACGGTGACTAGCCGTCATAAAAACAACAGTGTTTTAATGGCAGTTGGAGATACTGTCGTCGTTGATTATTCTGATTTGCAGCACTCAAGCTTTTCAGGTCATACGATTAAAACAGTCAGATATACGTATCGCTTGGTGTCAACCTCTCATTATTCCGGACAAGTTATTTTTCAAGCTCTGAGTGATCCAACAGTCACTTCTTTTACCCATGTCTATCATAAAGATGCTAAAACATCATCTGCTTTTGATATGGAAATGACGGTACAATTCTTTGATGCTAATGGCAAAGAACTGCTTCCAACTCCAGAAAACTATGCCTTGACGAGTTTTGCTAGTTTAAATTCCTTAAATGGCGAAGGGGAGTATGTTGGTGATTATAATGGACAATTCCTCCCGATCAATGGCTCAACGATAAGCGTGCAAAATGGTAGGGCAGCTAATTTCACAAACACTAAGCAAATTGATGTTGTTGGAGAATGGGATGATAAGGACAATCCTAATGCCTATATTGGAGCTATTGTAGGAAAATCAACAGAACGTATTCGCTTTCATTTTGGCAATTCAAAAGGTTCAGCTATCTGGTTTGCCTTTAACTCGGATGTCAAAGTTAGTGGTGGATTGTTAACCCCACCAAAGGCTCCTGTTGCTCCCAAAGTCGTGATGAAACCACTAGCTCCCAAAGTTGTTGCCAAGCCGGTAGCACCATTAAGACCGATTGTTTTTTACCATCAAGTTAAAGTTATTATTCCCAAACTATCACAAGTAGTAAGACCGTCAAAACCAACTAAACGAGCAACCTCTAGTCCAAATAGGGCTAAGGTAAGCCCTAAACCGTCAGTAGCGACAGTTAAAGTCAATAAGGTAACTTACAAACCTAAACCGATACCGGTATACTATACATCGAACACAGTGTTTTCAACACCAGCTACGTTAAACTATCTTAAGAGTTTTTCTTCTAACATAGTTTCTCTACCACCCAAACTTAATCCTGTTAACAAGAAGACATCTATTAAGAAAACAAATAGCTATTATATTGACCAGCTGAGTTCGGAGCAGATTGATTGGTTTAGAAGAAATATTGGGGTATATGATAAGAAACTTAAAGATTATAATATTTCTAGAGATGAAGTTAGAGCTTTAGTTTCGTACCTTAAAGATGTTCAAAAAATGGCTATTAAAAAGTACGGAAAAAATAATCATGATAAGATTAATCATGCCGTGGCTAATGCTATTGCTGGAATAAATTATGATCAATCAAAGGATCAGAAACTCGTTAATGATTTTAATCTTATTGATTATAAAAAAAGTAAATATTATGATAAAGCCTCCAGAGTAGTAAACAGTAGTCACAAAAATTATTATAAGGTGGATTTATCGCATATGATGATGCCTATTGCAACCTCTTATAAAAGTGTATGGTGGAAGGAATTGATAAAAACAGCAATGTCCGATACTAGTTTTGGACGACAAGTTCCGGAATCATTTTTTTGGTTGAATTCATTAGTAGGTGATTTTTATACCAATATAGATCAAATTGACAGAAATGCGGATAATGATGCTTATATTTTGAAAAAAAGAACCAATAGTCAATCGCCTGATTTGGTTACTAATTTTATCAATTTATATGGAAAGAAGTATAATAGAGCATATACCTATCAAAAACAATTTGATTCTAATAAGAAAAAGGAAAAACAGGCCCAAATAGCTGCTCGTTTTAGTCTTGGATTGGGGGCTATAGTGGCTGTATCTTTGCTAAAAAAATTTGGTTCAAAGGTTGTAGCTTTTGTTAAATCTATTCCAAGTAAGGCTAAACAAATAAAAAATACTAAGGTGAAACAAATAACACATCGTTTGAAACCAGCTGTTAAGGTGGTAAAACGTTATATGAAACCAGCTCCTAAACCGATAAAACGTCATTTGAAACCGGCTGTTAAGATTAAGGCGATAAAACGTTATGTGAAACCAGTTCTTAAGCCGATAACATATCGTTTGAAACCAGCTATTAAGACGGTGAAGCGTTATGTCAAGCCAGCCATTAGAGCAGTAAAACCTTATATTAGACCAGTTATTAGAGCAGTAAAACCTTATATTAGACCAGTTATTAGGGCAGTAAAACCTTATATTCGTCCCATTACTAGGTTTGTTAAAAAAGTATTTAAGGGTAGAAAAAGGAAGCGTTAA
- the carB gene encoding carbamoyl-phosphate synthase large subunit produces the protein MPKRTDIKKIMVIGSGPIIIGQAAEFDYAGTQACLALKEEGYSVVLVNSNPATIMTDKEIADKVYIEPLTLEFVSRILRKERPDALLPTLGGQTGLNMAMSLSKAGILEELGVELLGTKLSAIDQAEDRDLFKQLMEELEQPIPESEIVETVEEALEFAEAIGYPVIVRPAFTLGGTGGGICSNDNELRAIAKNGLKLSPVTQCLIERSISGFKEIEYEVMRDAADNALVVCNMENFDPVGIHTGDSIVFAPTQTLSDVENQMLRDASLKIIRALKIEGGCNVQLALDPHSFKYYVIEVNPRVSRSSALASKATGYPIAKLAAKIAVGLTLDEMINPVTGSTYAMFEPALDYVVAKIPRFPFDKFEHGERRLGTQMKATGEVMAIGRNIEESLLKACRSLEIGVYHNEMPELFEASDDQLFEKIVKAQDDRLFYISEAIRRGISIEEIADLTKIDIFFLDKLLHIYELEQALALKVGDLSLLKEAKRHGFTDRKIAELWGMQDDEIREVRLANNILPVYKMVDTCAAEFESTTPYFYSTYAFENESIRTEKESVLVLGSGPIRIGQGVEFDYATVHSVKAIQAAGYEAIIMNSNPETVSTDFSVSDKLYFEPLTFEDVMNVIDLEAPKGVVVQFGGQTAINLAERLSEAGVTILGTQVEDLDRAEDRDLFEKALKGLDIPQPPGHTATNEEEAVDAARKVGFPVLVRPSYVLGGRAMEIVENEEDLRSYMRTAVKASPEHPVLVDSYIVGQECEVDAISDGTNVLIPGIMEHIERAGVHSGDSMAVYPPQKLSKVVQETIADYTKRLAIGLNCIGMMNIQFVIKDETVYVIEVNPRASRTVPFLSKITNIPMAQVATRLILGETLADLGYEDGLYPESSQVHVKAPVFSFSKLAKVDSLLGPEMKSTGEVMGSDVTLEKALYKAFEASYFHLPEYGNIVFTIADDSKEEALGLAKRFAAIGYSIFATQGTADYLSKHGIDARLVNKIGENQDQDIPALVRAGKVQAIINTVGTKRTTDKDGQIIRSSAIEQGVPLFTALDTADAMLKVLESRGFRTEAI, from the coding sequence ATGCCAAAACGTACTGATATTAAGAAAATTATGGTGATTGGGTCTGGTCCCATTATTATCGGACAGGCTGCGGAGTTTGACTATGCCGGAACACAGGCTTGTCTTGCTTTGAAAGAAGAGGGCTATAGTGTTGTCTTGGTTAACTCTAACCCTGCGACCATTATGACTGACAAAGAAATCGCGGATAAGGTTTATATTGAACCATTGACGCTTGAATTTGTTTCACGTATTCTTCGCAAGGAACGCCCAGATGCTCTTCTACCAACTCTCGGTGGTCAGACTGGTCTCAACATGGCCATGTCCTTATCAAAAGCGGGAATTTTAGAAGAGCTTGGAGTTGAACTTTTAGGAACAAAATTATCAGCGATCGACCAAGCTGAAGACCGTGATTTGTTCAAACAACTCATGGAGGAATTGGAACAGCCTATCCCTGAATCTGAAATAGTTGAAACAGTGGAAGAAGCTCTTGAATTTGCTGAAGCTATCGGTTACCCAGTTATTGTCCGTCCTGCCTTTACTCTCGGTGGTACTGGTGGTGGTATTTGTTCTAATGACAATGAGCTGCGGGCCATTGCCAAAAATGGTCTCAAGTTGTCTCCGGTAACGCAATGTTTGATTGAGCGTTCAATCTCTGGCTTTAAAGAGATTGAGTACGAAGTTATGCGTGACGCTGCTGACAATGCCTTGGTTGTGTGTAACATGGAAAACTTTGACCCAGTTGGAATTCATACAGGGGATTCTATTGTATTTGCACCGACACAAACACTTTCGGATGTTGAGAACCAAATGCTGCGTGATGCCAGTTTGAAAATTATTCGTGCCCTTAAAATTGAGGGAGGTTGTAACGTTCAGCTTGCTCTGGATCCTCACAGTTTTAAATATTATGTTATCGAAGTTAATCCTCGTGTATCACGTTCTTCAGCCCTGGCTTCCAAGGCAACAGGTTATCCTATTGCCAAATTAGCGGCCAAAATCGCTGTTGGTTTGACCTTGGATGAAATGATTAACCCTGTCACTGGTTCAACCTATGCCATGTTTGAGCCAGCCTTGGACTATGTGGTGGCTAAAATTCCACGTTTTCCATTTGATAAATTTGAACATGGTGAGCGCCGTTTAGGAACGCAAATGAAGGCGACTGGAGAAGTGATGGCTATCGGTCGTAACATTGAAGAGTCTCTCTTAAAAGCTTGTCGTTCTTTGGAAATTGGTGTCTATCATAATGAGATGCCAGAATTATTTGAAGCTAGTGATGACCAGCTTTTTGAGAAAATTGTGAAAGCCCAAGATGATCGTCTCTTCTACATATCAGAAGCCATCCGCCGTGGTATTTCCATTGAAGAAATTGCTGATTTGACCAAGATTGATATCTTCTTCTTGGATAAATTACTTCATATTTATGAATTGGAACAAGCATTAGCCCTAAAAGTCGGCGATCTCAGTCTTTTGAAAGAAGCCAAGCGTCATGGTTTTACCGACCGTAAAATTGCAGAACTCTGGGGCATGCAGGATGACGAGATTCGTGAAGTTCGCTTAGCCAACAACATTCTACCAGTTTACAAGATGGTGGATACCTGTGCTGCAGAGTTTGAGTCAACGACACCTTATTTCTATTCAACTTATGCTTTTGAGAATGAATCCATTCGTACAGAGAAAGAATCAGTCTTAGTTCTTGGTTCTGGCCCAATTCGTATCGGGCAAGGGGTCGAGTTTGATTACGCGACTGTTCACTCTGTTAAAGCGATTCAGGCTGCTGGCTACGAAGCTATTATCATGAATTCTAACCCTGAAACGGTTTCGACGGATTTCTCTGTTTCGGACAAGCTCTACTTTGAACCATTGACATTTGAAGATGTCATGAATGTTATTGATTTGGAAGCACCTAAGGGAGTAGTGGTTCAGTTCGGCGGTCAGACGGCTATTAACTTGGCTGAGCGCTTGTCAGAGGCCGGTGTTACCATTTTAGGAACTCAGGTTGAGGATTTGGATCGTGCTGAAGATCGTGACCTCTTTGAAAAAGCTCTCAAAGGATTAGACATACCACAACCGCCAGGGCATACTGCAACCAATGAGGAAGAAGCGGTTGATGCTGCACGTAAAGTCGGTTTCCCTGTCCTTGTTCGTCCGTCCTATGTCTTGGGTGGTCGTGCTATGGAAATTGTGGAGAATGAAGAAGACTTACGTTCTTACATGAGAACAGCGGTTAAAGCTAGTCCAGAGCACCCTGTACTTGTGGACTCCTATATCGTTGGTCAGGAGTGTGAAGTGGATGCTATCTCAGATGGCACAAATGTCCTCATTCCAGGGATTATGGAACATATTGAGAGAGCAGGGGTTCACTCAGGGGATTCTATGGCAGTTTACCCACCACAGAAACTGTCTAAAGTTGTTCAAGAGACTATCGCAGACTACACCAAACGCTTGGCTATCGGCCTCAACTGTATCGGAATGATGAACATCCAGTTTGTAATAAAGGATGAAACAGTTTATGTTATTGAGGTTAATCCTCGTGCCAGCCGTACGGTTCCTTTCCTTTCAAAAATCACTAATATCCCAATGGCACAAGTGGCGACTCGTCTCATTTTAGGGGAAACTTTGGCTGACTTAGGATATGAGGACGGTCTCTATCCAGAATCATCACAAGTTCATGTTAAAGCGCCAGTTTTCTCCTTTAGCAAATTAGCTAAAGTTGATAGCCTCTTGGGACCTGAGATGAAGTCAACTGGTGAAGTGATGGGTTCAGATGTGACCCTCGAGAAGGCTCTTTATAAGGCTTTTGAAGCGTCTTATTTCCATCTGCCAGAATACGGTAATATCGTCTTCACCATTGCTGACGATAGTAAGGAAGAAGCTCTTGGATTGGCTAAACGTTTTGCGGCTATTGGGTACAGTATTTTCGCAACACAAGGAACGGCTGATTACTTGAGTAAACATGGTATTGATGCTCGCCTGGTCAATAAAATCGGTGAGAACCAAGATCAAGATATTCCAGCCCTAGTTCGCGCTGGAAAAGTTCAAGCCATCATCAACACTGTAGGTACGAAACGCACAACAGACAAGGATGGACAGATTATCCGAAGCTCTGCTATTGAACAAGGTGTTCCCCTATTTACTGCCCTTGACACTGCAGATGCCATGCTGAAAGTTCTTGAAAGCCGAGGATTTAGAACAGAGGCGATTTAG
- a CDS encoding carbamoyl phosphate synthase small subunit has product MGKRLLILEDGTIFEGEAFGADIDVTGEIVFNTGMTGYQESITDQSYNGQILTFTYPLVGNYGINRDDYESISPTCKGVVISEHARRASNWRTQLSLDEFLKAKNIPGISGIDTRALTKIIRQHGTMKATMADDGDSVDHLKDQLRATVLPTNNIEQVSTKTAYPAPGVGKSIVLVDFGLKHSILREFSKRNANVTVVPHDTTAEEILSLNPDGVMLSNGPGDPTDVPHALDMIRGIQGKIPIFGICMGHQLFALANGAETYKMTFGHRGFNHAVREIASGRVDFTSQNHGYAVKRDSLPDCLMITHEEINDKSIEGVRHRDFPAFSVQFHPDAAPGPHDADYLFDDFLEMIDAYQAEQGR; this is encoded by the coding sequence ATGGGAAAACGACTTTTAATTTTAGAAGATGGTACCATTTTTGAAGGTGAAGCCTTTGGTGCCGATATTGATGTGACTGGTGAAATTGTCTTCAATACTGGGATGACTGGTTATCAGGAATCTATTACCGACCAATCCTATAATGGTCAGATTTTAACGTTTACTTATCCTTTAGTAGGAAATTACGGTATTAATCGTGATGATTACGAATCGATTAGCCCGACTTGTAAAGGGGTTGTCATATCTGAACATGCTCGTCGTGCTAGTAACTGGCGCACTCAATTGTCCTTGGATGAATTTTTGAAAGCTAAGAATATTCCTGGCATTTCTGGCATTGATACTAGGGCATTAACCAAAATTATCCGTCAACATGGAACCATGAAAGCAACTATGGCAGATGATGGGGATAGTGTTGACCACTTGAAGGACCAATTGCGAGCAACGGTTCTACCGACTAATAATATCGAACAAGTTTCTACTAAGACAGCTTATCCAGCACCAGGTGTTGGTAAAAGTATTGTTCTGGTTGACTTTGGTCTTAAGCACTCGATTTTACGCGAATTTTCAAAACGAAATGCTAACGTGACAGTCGTGCCACACGATACAACAGCTGAAGAGATTTTGAGTCTTAATCCAGATGGCGTGATGTTATCTAATGGACCAGGAGATCCGACAGATGTGCCTCATGCCTTGGACATGATTAGAGGTATTCAAGGGAAAATTCCAATTTTTGGGATTTGTATGGGTCACCAGCTCTTTGCCTTGGCTAATGGGGCTGAGACCTATAAAATGACCTTTGGACATCGTGGTTTTAACCATGCTGTTCGTGAAATTGCTTCGGGTCGTGTTGATTTTACGAGTCAAAACCATGGGTATGCGGTTAAGCGTGACAGTTTACCGGATTGCCTTATGATTACTCATGAAGAGATTAATGACAAGTCTATTGAAGGTGTCCGTCACCGTGATTTTCCGGCCTTCTCCGTTCAATTTCACCCTGATGCAGCACCTGGTCCACACGATGCTGATTATCTCTTTGATGATTTCTTAGAGATGATTGATGCCTATCAGGCGGAACAGGGTCGTTAA
- a CDS encoding LysR family transcriptional regulator: MNIQQLRYVVAIANSGTFREAASKLYVSQPSLSVAIKDLETELGFQIFTRTTTGTVLTAQGMTFYEKSLEVVKSFDSFEKHFIQPEDEDNQFSIASQHYDFLPPLMTEFSRAYPELNDFRIFEATTIQILDEVSQGFSQIGIIYMNHQNESGLFRRMEKLGLESVDLISFRTHIYLSKTHQLATKETLQMADLVGLPTVKFAQERDEYLYYSENLVDTSDSTVMYHVTDRATLNGILERTNAYATGSGFLDDRSVNGITVVPLEDNLVNKMVYVKRKDANLSPQALAFIGVMTSYFDKYKP; encoded by the coding sequence GTGAACATCCAACAATTACGTTATGTGGTTGCTATTGCTAATAGTGGCACATTTCGTGAGGCTGCCAGTAAACTCTATGTGAGTCAGCCTAGTCTATCAGTAGCAATTAAAGATTTAGAAACTGAATTAGGGTTTCAAATTTTTACCAGAACAACAACAGGGACTGTTTTGACAGCTCAAGGGATGACTTTTTACGAAAAATCTCTTGAAGTTGTTAAAAGTTTTGATTCTTTTGAGAAGCATTTTATCCAACCAGAGGATGAGGATAACCAGTTTTCAATTGCCAGTCAACACTATGACTTTTTGCCACCCTTAATGACGGAGTTTTCTAGGGCTTATCCTGAGCTTAACGATTTCCGAATTTTTGAAGCAACAACGATTCAAATTCTTGACGAGGTTTCTCAGGGATTCAGTCAGATTGGTATCATCTATATGAATCACCAAAATGAGAGTGGTCTTTTCCGGCGAATGGAAAAATTAGGCTTGGAATCGGTGGATTTGATTTCGTTTAGAACGCATATCTATCTGTCTAAAACACACCAACTAGCTACTAAAGAAACACTTCAGATGGCTGATTTGGTTGGATTGCCAACGGTTAAGTTTGCTCAAGAAAGAGATGAATATCTCTATTATTCTGAAAATCTTGTTGATACATCTGACAGCACTGTGATGTACCATGTCACAGATCGCGCTACTTTAAATGGTATTTTAGAGCGGACTAATGCCTATGCGACAGGCTCAGGATTCTTAGATGACAGAAGTGTTAATGGGATTACCGTGGTTCCTTTAGAAGATAATTTAGTCAACAAGATGGTCTATGTCAAACGTAAGGATGCTAACTTAAGTCCGCAAGCACTAGCATTTATTGGAGTGATGACTAGCTATTTTGACAAATATAAGCCTTAG
- a CDS encoding aspartate carbamoyltransferase catalytic subunit, translating into MLSLQHLVSIEDLSTEQVMALLERGLLFKNDQATFSLDSQTFVANLFFENSTRTHKSFEVAEKKLGMDVIDFHADSSSVTKGETLYDTILTMDALGVDVCVIRHPAVDYYKEMIESPSLSVAIINGGDGSGQHPSQCLLDLMTIYEEFGYFQGLKICIAGDITHSRVAKSNMQMLTRLGAQVYFAGPKEWYSEEFEDYGQHVELDAILPDLDVLMLLRVQHERHDGQTSFSKESYHQLFGLTQDRYQKLKSSAIIMHPAPVNRDVEIADALVEAEKSRIVKQMSNGVFVRMAILEAVLNGRQKKR; encoded by the coding sequence ATGCTGAGTTTACAACATTTGGTAAGTATTGAAGATTTGTCTACAGAACAAGTGATGGCTTTGTTGGAAAGAGGGTTGCTATTTAAAAATGATCAGGCAACATTTTCTTTGGATAGTCAGACCTTTGTGGCAAATCTTTTTTTTGAAAATTCGACACGAACTCATAAATCGTTTGAAGTGGCTGAGAAGAAGCTTGGTATGGATGTGATAGATTTCCATGCTGACAGTAGTTCTGTTACAAAAGGGGAAACCCTTTACGATACGATATTAACCATGGATGCCTTGGGCGTTGATGTCTGTGTGATTCGTCATCCAGCAGTCGATTACTATAAAGAGATGATAGAAAGTCCATCGCTATCAGTTGCAATTATTAATGGTGGAGACGGTTCAGGACAACATCCTAGTCAGTGTTTATTGGATTTGATGACCATTTACGAAGAATTTGGCTATTTCCAAGGGCTTAAGATATGTATTGCAGGAGATATCACTCACTCACGAGTCGCTAAGTCAAATATGCAGATGCTAACACGACTAGGTGCTCAAGTGTACTTTGCTGGACCTAAAGAGTGGTATTCTGAAGAGTTCGAGGATTATGGTCAACATGTGGAACTCGATGCTATCTTGCCTGATTTAGATGTGCTTATGCTCTTAAGGGTTCAGCATGAGCGTCATGATGGACAGACATCTTTTTCAAAAGAATCCTATCATCAGCTTTTTGGGTTGACCCAAGACCGTTATCAAAAGTTGAAGTCATCAGCTATTATCATGCACCCTGCTCCAGTCAATCGTGATGTGGAAATCGCTGACGCTCTGGTCGAAGCTGAAAAATCGCGCATTGTTAAACAGATGTCTAACGGTGTATTTGTACGGATGGCTATTTTAGAAGCAGTTCTTAACGGACGTCAGAAAAAACGTTAA